In the genome of Bradyrhizobium ottawaense, the window CGATGCGGAAGGTGTGATCGTCGACGACCACGAACTGCTCGGGCTTTTCCAGCGATCCCGCGGACATCTGGAAGGTCGGAAAGCCGCCGACCTTCACCGCGCGGTCGAACGACCATTTGACGTCCTTGGCCGTGACCGGCGACCCGTCGTGGAACTTCGCATCTTTTCGGAGGCGGAAGGTGCAGGACATGCCGTCGGCCGCGACCTCCCAGCTCTCGGCGAGTTCGGGCGCGAGCCTCTCGCGATCATACGACAGCGTTCCGTCCGGCAGCGTCTTGGAGGCGTAGGAGAGCAGGCGGTCGTAGCAATTCCACGATAGCCCGTTCACGGTCTGGTTGGAGCCGACGCCCTGCATGTCCAGCGAGTTCGGACCCAGCTCCTGCACCACCAGCAGCGTTTCGCTCCGGCCCTGCGCCCAGGCGAAGGGAGGGGCGACGGCACTGATGCCGGCGGCACCCACGCCGCCGAGCAGCACGCTGCGGCGGCTCATATGGAAGGGTGAACTGCTCATGGGTGCCTCCTGTCCGGCAATTGTCCGGCATCGAGAGGCAAGGTGTGTGCCACCGGCACGAATGATCGTACCGTGTCCGGGGCCGGCCGCCCCGCGCGACGGCGCGAGGCGGTTTCATTCGGTGCGTCTGCGCGCGCCAGGCGCTTCCTATTCGGCCTGCTCCAGTGCGGCAGGCATCTTCGCAACCGACATCAGCGATCGCGCGACCTGATTGAGCAGGAGATCGGCGTTTTCTTCTTCGGCGAGGGATTTGGAGAGCAGGGCGACCACTGCGCTATGCCGGAGCTGCTGCGCCAGGTTGCGCGCGGTGGTGTAGCCGGACATCTCGTAATGTTCGACGCGTTGAGCCGCAGAAATCAGTGCGAGGTCGGCGGCCGCGTCCTCCTTTTCCTCGCCTTCCTTCATGACCTCCTGGCCTTCCTCGATGAGGCCCATCATGCCCTTGCAGGGCTTGGCGCGTGCGTTCTCGCCGAGCAGCTCGAAGCACTCGTTGATGCGCTCGATCTGATTCTCGGTCTCGGTCAGATGCTGCTCGAATAATTCCCGCAGCTGGTCGAAGCGGGCGGCCTGCGCCATCTTGGGAAGCGCCTTGGTCAACTGCTTCTCGGCATGGAGAATGTCGCGCAGTTCATGGAGCAGGAGATCGGTCAGGCCGGCTTCGTCGACGGGCGGTGAGCTTTCCGTGACGATCGGCGTGCCGGCGCCGGGATCGGCGGACTGCAGCGCAGGCGATTCCGTGAACACCCAATCCTCGCCCTCGTTCCAGGGACCGCGGGTGTCGATTTCGCCGTGGTCACCGCTGCCGGTGGAGTCGTTGAAGTACTGGTTCACGAGGCCGGGCGACGGCGCGAGCCTGCCGACGCTGAAGGCCGGCTTCGACAGGCTTTCGAGCGCTCGCGCGAACGCCTTCATATGAGTGATCTCCCGCGTCATCAGGAACTGGAGCGCGTCCTTGCTGCCGGCGTCGTCGCAGAAATTGATCAGCCGTTCATAGACGATCTTGGCGCGCGCCTCGGCGGCGATGTTGCTGCGGAGATCGACGTCGAGCTCGCCGGTGATCTTGAGATAGTCGGCGGTCCAGGGATTGCCTTGCGAATTGAACAGGTTGACACCGCCGCCGCCGGCGATCGCAATCAGCGGATCGGCTTCCGCCGCCTGGCGGTCATTCTTCGAAGGCGCAAGATGCATTCGCGCGAGACAGCCGACGACTTCGAGATGGCTGAGCTCCTCGGTGCCGATATCCATCAGGAGATCCTTGCGGTCGGGGTCCTCGCAATTCAAACCTTGAATCGAATATTGCATCGCGGCCGCGAGTTCCCCGTTGGCGCCGCCGAACTGCTCCAGCAGCATATTGCCGAAGCGGGGATCGGGTTCGTCGACACGCACGGTGAACATCAGTTTCTTGACGTGGTGATACATGGGAAGGCTCGCGCTCTGAGGGAAACTATGCGCGTCAACCGACCCTCGGAATGTTCGTTCCTAGCTCTCGCCGAGATTCAGATCCGGTGCTGCGCGAAGGAGTGAAGCGGAGCGCATATGCACGTTCGTTGGTGCCGGCGAGATCTCTACGGTCCCGCTGCTGCGCGGCCCTATGCTGCCCGCGCGATCAGTCCGTCAATCATCGCGCGCACGAGGCCAGCGATTTCCTTGCGCAGCGCCGGCAGCGGCACGGCGACCAGCTTCTGCTCCAACCCCAGCGCCACCATGCCATGGACCGCCGAGAACAGGCTGCGTGCGGTGATGCCGAGCTCCTCCGGGCCGCGCTTTGGAAACAGCGCGGCCAGCGGCTTGTAGATGTGGCGGAACAGCCGCATCTGGTCGTCGACGGACCAGTCGGGGACGACCTTGTCGGCCTC includes:
- a CDS encoding DUF892 family protein, encoding MYHHVKKLMFTVRVDEPDPRFGNMLLEQFGGANGELAAAMQYSIQGLNCEDPDRKDLLMDIGTEELSHLEVVGCLARMHLAPSKNDRQAAEADPLIAIAGGGGVNLFNSQGNPWTADYLKITGELDVDLRSNIAAEARAKIVYERLINFCDDAGSKDALQFLMTREITHMKAFARALESLSKPAFSVGRLAPSPGLVNQYFNDSTGSGDHGEIDTRGPWNEGEDWVFTESPALQSADPGAGTPIVTESSPPVDEAGLTDLLLHELRDILHAEKQLTKALPKMAQAARFDQLRELFEQHLTETENQIERINECFELLGENARAKPCKGMMGLIEEGQEVMKEGEEKEDAAADLALISAAQRVEHYEMSGYTTARNLAQQLRHSAVVALLSKSLAEEENADLLLNQVARSLMSVAKMPAALEQAE